A window from Chrysemys picta bellii isolate R12L10 chromosome 20, ASM1138683v2, whole genome shotgun sequence encodes these proteins:
- the RBM42 gene encoding RNA-binding protein 42 isoform X1, translating to MAAPPAPPPAGGTPAPGPGPAGGAAAAGGPKSGEERLKEMEAEMALFEQEVLGAPVSLSSGAPVVEAVPVALAVPAVSTVPPVPVIRPIIATNTYQQVQQSLEARAAAAATVVAPIVAPPVPFVGPVNFSAGERCRIDSPENRSPLFIRRAVVPPQRPPILRPAFVPHVLQRSAGAPRPLAMRPPHHPAMVGPPMPGPQGPQMMMGPPMQRPPGPLMGPIGPMRTGPPVGPGVPIGPITPLMSVPRPPVVAAPKINPMVIQAAPTVYSAPPVKKQEEELREQPPPVVVEEKEPGGVEEAVIGPSMPEVEPVMPEARVLPALRGPELGPIRGRRPRGPEPGFAPMEPVVEPVVEDKKKTRQEKLKRCIRTAAGSCWEDSSLLEWDSDDFRIFCGDLGNEVNDDILARAFSRYPSFLKAKVIRDKRTGKTKGYGFVSFKDPNDYVRAMREMNGKYVGSRPIKLRKSMWKDRNIDVVRKKQKEKKKLGLR from the exons ATGGCGGCtccgcccgccccgccccccgccggggggaccccagccccaggacCCGGCCCCGCGGGGGGCGCCGCGGCTGCGGGGGGGCCCAAGAGTGGGGAGGAGCGACTGAAAGAGATGGAGGCGGAGATGGCGCT GTTtgagcaggaggtgctgggggcccCTGTCTCCCTGTCCTCCGGGGCCCCAGTGGTGGAGGCCGTCCCGGTAGCTCTGGCAGTGCCGGCCGTGTCCACGGTGCCCCCCGTCCCAGTGATCCGGCCCATCATCGCCACTAACACCTACCAGCAG GTCCAGCAGAGCTTAGAAGCCCGAGCGGCTGCCGCAGCCACCGTCGTGGCCCCCATCGTGGCACCCCCGGTACCGTTCGTGGGACCAG TGAACTTCAGCGCTGGCGAGAGGTGCCGGATCGACAGCCCCGAGAACCGAAGCCCCCTCTTCATCCGCAGGGCAG TTGTCCCTCCACAGAGGCCTCCGATCCTTCGACCAGCCTTTGTGCCTCACGTCCTGCAGAGATCTG CTGGTGCTCCCAGGCCCCTGGCGATGCGTCCACCTCACCACCCAGCCATGGTGGGGCCCCCCATGCCCGGTCCCCAGGGCCCACAGATGATGATGGGGCCCCCCATGCAGAGGCCTCCTGGCCCGCTCATGGGGCCCATAGGGCCGATGAGAACTGGCCCACCG GTAGGACCCGGGGTCCCCATCGGCCCGATCACTCCTCTGATGTCGGTTCCCCGCCCCCCCGTCGTGGCAGCTCCGAAGATAAACCCCATGGTGATCCAGGCAGCCCCCACGGTGTACTCCGCGCCGCCGGTGAAAAAGCAGGAG GAGGAGCTGCGGGAGCAGCCCCCACCAGTCgtggtggaggagaaggagccagggggggtggaggaggctgTGATCGGCCCCAGCATGCCCGAGGTGGAGCCTGTGATGCCAGAGGCCAGGGTGCTGCCTGCGCTGCGTGGGCCTGAACTGGGGCCCATACGGGGGCGGAGGCCCCGGGGCCCCGAACCTGGATTTGCACCAATGGAG CCCGTGGTGGAGCCCGTGGTCGAGGACAAGAAGAAAACGAGGCAGGAAAAGCTGAAGCGCTGCATCCGCAcggcggctgggagctgctgggaggaCTCCAGCCTGCTGGAGTGGGACTcgg atGACTTCCGGATTTTCTGCGGGGACCTGGGCAACGAGGTGAACGACGACATCCTGGCCCGGGCCTTCAGCCGCTACCCGTCCTTTCTCAAGGCCAAGGTGATCCGGGACAAGCGCACCGGCAAGACCAAGGGCTACGGGTTCGTCAGCTTCAAGGACCCCAACGACTACGTCCGCGCTATGCGCGAGATGAACG GTAAATACGTGGGCAGCCGCCCCATCAAGCTGCGTAAGAGCATGTGGAAGGATCGCAACATCGATGTGGTGCGCAAGAAGCAGAAAGAGAAGAAGAAACTTGGACTGAGATAG
- the LOC122172600 gene encoding CD276 antigen-like, with amino-acid sequence MISFLSCCFWLQMLATKTVQLESDVVAHFGGDVTLSCLFPSQPGMNLQDLTLTWQKEQAGAEALVVHCHYYGREQLEKQDEAYRNRTRLDPEGLAWGNASLTLRGVRTQDKGVYLCHVTSEPGWTAERRELRVEAPYSEPHLTLDLSFRLGHTLLTFSSGGGYPRASVAWRDGNQPDRAQHYHRVRGRPGPLHPVQRAGRARGAEHQPHRAPGDSARVGDPHAAHHSGSRTRAEMEPRLAAGGLSGRRDPVCDSGCVDPSPSCPWDLWTLLRESLCQDNGCGGSLTPEPAGPWHLPSPGYTHHCPQG; translated from the exons ATGATTTCCTTCCtcagctgctgcttctggctcCAAATGCTGGCCACGAAAACAG TGCAGTTGGAATCAGACGTTGTAGCTCATTTCGGGGGGGACGTCACCCTGAGCTGCCTCTTCCCATCTCAGCCCGGCATGAACCTCCAGGACTTGACTCTCACCTGGCAGAAGGAGCAGGCGGGGGCAGAGGCCCTGGTGGTTCATTGTCACTATTACGGGAGGGAGCAGCTGGAGAAACAGGATGAGGCTTATAGGAACCGGACCCGGCTGGATCCagaggggctggcctggggcaatGCGTCCCTGACACTGAGGGGCGTCCGCACCCAGGACAAGGGCGTCTATCTCTGCCACGTCACCTCGGAGCCGGGCTGGACGGCTGAACGCAGGGAGCTGAGAGTGGAAG CACCCTACAGTGAGCCTCATCTGACCCTTGACCTCTCGTTTCGGCTGGGCCACACCCTCTTGACCTTCAGCTCAGGGGGCGGGTACCCCCGGGCGAGCGTGGCGTGGAGGGACGGGAACCAACCTGACAGAGCTCAGCACTACCACAGAGTCCGTGGACGCCCGGGGCCTTTACACCCTGTTCAGCGAGCTGGCCGTGCCCGTGGGGCAGAGCACCAACCTCACCGTGCTCCTGGTGACAGCGCCCGGGTGGGAGACCCACATGCTGCACATCACAGTGGCAGCAGGACCCG GGCAGAGATGGAGCCACGTCTGGCTGCTGGTGGCCTGTCTGGGCGCCGTGATCCTGTCTGTGATAGTGGCTGTGTGGATCCTTCGCCCTCCTGTCCATGGGACTTGTGGACGCTGCTCAGAGAATCGCTTTGCCAGGACAATGGATGTGGAGGatccctcaccccagagcccgccgGGCCCTGGCATCTGCCCAGCCCTGGGTACACCCACCACTGTCCTCAGGGCTGA
- the LOC101953648 gene encoding CD276 antigen-like isoform X1 encodes MLLPLLILHFAVAETSAPDVVAQFGGDVTLSCLFPSPPGMNLQRLTLTWQKERAGAEDLVVHSYYYGKEQLERQDEAYRNRTRLDPEGLAQGNASVTLRGVRIQDEGVYLCHITAEQGKISERRQVKVMAPYSEARLEVSVSSQLTLTCCAEGGYPEASVLWLDGAGNNVTAESDTRLQRDPRGLCDVSSRILLPRGESGNYTCLLESPGQPHIIRHLSVSCSPDNCTNNPCLLIALPLTVLLGVLGTAWCFLRRRFSRCSAANIV; translated from the exons ATGCTGCTTCCCCTCTTGATTCTCCACTTTGCCGTGGCAG AAACCTCAGCACCAGATGTTGTAGCTCAGTTTGGGGGGGACGTCACCCTGAGCTGCCTCTTCCCGTCCCCGCCTGGGATGAACCTCCAGCGCCTGACCCTCACCTGGCAGAAGGAACGGGCGGGGGCAGAGGACCTGGTAGTTCATAGTTACTATtacgggaaggagcagctggagagaCAGGACGAGGCTTATAGGAACCGGACTCGGCTGGATCCAGAGGGGCTGGCCCAGGGGAATGCATCCGTGACACTGAGGGGCGTCCGCATCCAGGACGAGGGCGTCTATCTCTGCCACATCACCGCGGAGCAGGGCAAGATTTCAGAAAGGAGACAGGTTAAAGTGATGG CCCCGTACTCGGAGGCCCGACTGGAGGTTAGCGTGAGCAGCCAGTTGACCCTGACCTGCTGTGCGGAGGGCGGGTACCCCGAGGCCTCCGTGCTGTGGCTGGACGGAGCCGGGAACAACGTGACGGCGGAGAGCGACACCAGGCTGCAGAGAGACCCCAGGGGGCTCTGTGATGTGAGCAGCCGAATCCTCCTGCCCAGGGGAGAAAGCGGCAACTACACCTGCCTCCTGGAGAGCCCCGGACAGCCCCACATCATCCGACACCTGAGCGTCTCCTGCAGCCCAG ATAACTGTACTAACAACCCGTGCCTGCTTATCGCCCTGCCCCTGACAGTGCTGCTGGGTGTACTGGGAACTGCCTGGTGCTTCCTAAGGCGTCGGTTCTCGCGGTGTTCGGCTGCAAACATAGTGTGA
- the RBM42 gene encoding RNA-binding protein 42 isoform X2 — protein sequence MAAPPAPPPAGGTPAPGPGPAGGAAAAGGPKSGEERLKEMEAEMALFEQEVLGAPVSLSSGAPVVEAVPVALAVPAVSTVPPVPVIRPIIATNTYQQVQQSLEARAAAAATVVAPIVAPPVPFVGPVNFSAGERCRIDSPENRSPLFIRRAVVPPQRPPILRPAFVPHVLQRSAGAPRPLAMRPPHHPAMVGPPMPGPQGPQMMMGPPMQRPPGPLMGPIGPMRTGPPVRPGVPIGPITPLMSVPRPPVVAAPKINPMVIQAAPTVYSAPPVKKQEEELREQPPPVVVEEKEPGGVEEAVIGPSMPEVEPVMPEARVLPALRGPELGPIRGRRPRGPEPGFAPMEPVVEPVVEDKKKTRQEKLKRCIRTAAGSCWEDSSLLEWDSDDFRIFCGDLGNEVNDDILARAFSRYPSFLKAKVIRDKRTGKTKGYGFVSFKDPNDYVRAMREMNGKYVGSRPIKLRKSMWKDRNIDVVRKKQKEKKKLGLR from the exons ATGGCGGCtccgcccgccccgccccccgccggggggaccccagccccaggacCCGGCCCCGCGGGGGGCGCCGCGGCTGCGGGGGGGCCCAAGAGTGGGGAGGAGCGACTGAAAGAGATGGAGGCGGAGATGGCGCT GTTtgagcaggaggtgctgggggcccCTGTCTCCCTGTCCTCCGGGGCCCCAGTGGTGGAGGCCGTCCCGGTAGCTCTGGCAGTGCCGGCCGTGTCCACGGTGCCCCCCGTCCCAGTGATCCGGCCCATCATCGCCACTAACACCTACCAGCAG GTCCAGCAGAGCTTAGAAGCCCGAGCGGCTGCCGCAGCCACCGTCGTGGCCCCCATCGTGGCACCCCCGGTACCGTTCGTGGGACCAG TGAACTTCAGCGCTGGCGAGAGGTGCCGGATCGACAGCCCCGAGAACCGAAGCCCCCTCTTCATCCGCAGGGCAG TTGTCCCTCCACAGAGGCCTCCGATCCTTCGACCAGCCTTTGTGCCTCACGTCCTGCAGAGATCTG CTGGTGCTCCCAGGCCCCTGGCGATGCGTCCACCTCACCACCCAGCCATGGTGGGGCCCCCCATGCCCGGTCCCCAGGGCCCACAGATGATGATGGGGCCCCCCATGCAGAGGCCTCCTGGCCCGCTCATGGGGCCCATAGGGCCGATGAGAACTGGCCCACCGGTGA GACCCGGGGTCCCCATCGGCCCGATCACTCCTCTGATGTCGGTTCCCCGCCCCCCCGTCGTGGCAGCTCCGAAGATAAACCCCATGGTGATCCAGGCAGCCCCCACGGTGTACTCCGCGCCGCCGGTGAAAAAGCAGGAG GAGGAGCTGCGGGAGCAGCCCCCACCAGTCgtggtggaggagaaggagccagggggggtggaggaggctgTGATCGGCCCCAGCATGCCCGAGGTGGAGCCTGTGATGCCAGAGGCCAGGGTGCTGCCTGCGCTGCGTGGGCCTGAACTGGGGCCCATACGGGGGCGGAGGCCCCGGGGCCCCGAACCTGGATTTGCACCAATGGAG CCCGTGGTGGAGCCCGTGGTCGAGGACAAGAAGAAAACGAGGCAGGAAAAGCTGAAGCGCTGCATCCGCAcggcggctgggagctgctgggaggaCTCCAGCCTGCTGGAGTGGGACTcgg atGACTTCCGGATTTTCTGCGGGGACCTGGGCAACGAGGTGAACGACGACATCCTGGCCCGGGCCTTCAGCCGCTACCCGTCCTTTCTCAAGGCCAAGGTGATCCGGGACAAGCGCACCGGCAAGACCAAGGGCTACGGGTTCGTCAGCTTCAAGGACCCCAACGACTACGTCCGCGCTATGCGCGAGATGAACG GTAAATACGTGGGCAGCCGCCCCATCAAGCTGCGTAAGAGCATGTGGAAGGATCGCAACATCGATGTGGTGCGCAAGAAGCAGAAAGAGAAGAAGAAACTTGGACTGAGATAG
- the LOC101953648 gene encoding CD276 antigen-like isoform X2, producing the protein MLLPLLILHFAVAETSAPDVVAQFGGDVTLSCLFPSPPGMNLQRLTLTWQKERAGAEDLVVHSYYYGKEQLERQDEAYRNRTRLDPEGLAQGNASVTLRGVRIQDEGVYLCHITAEQGKISERRQVKVMAPYSEARLEVSVSSQLTLTCCAEGGYPEASVLWLDGAGNNVTAESDTRLQRDPRGLCDVSSRILLPRGESGNYTCLLESPGQPHIIRHLSVSCSPGSFLCPGAVLIPAGAPSDVAANGN; encoded by the exons ATGCTGCTTCCCCTCTTGATTCTCCACTTTGCCGTGGCAG AAACCTCAGCACCAGATGTTGTAGCTCAGTTTGGGGGGGACGTCACCCTGAGCTGCCTCTTCCCGTCCCCGCCTGGGATGAACCTCCAGCGCCTGACCCTCACCTGGCAGAAGGAACGGGCGGGGGCAGAGGACCTGGTAGTTCATAGTTACTATtacgggaaggagcagctggagagaCAGGACGAGGCTTATAGGAACCGGACTCGGCTGGATCCAGAGGGGCTGGCCCAGGGGAATGCATCCGTGACACTGAGGGGCGTCCGCATCCAGGACGAGGGCGTCTATCTCTGCCACATCACCGCGGAGCAGGGCAAGATTTCAGAAAGGAGACAGGTTAAAGTGATGG CCCCGTACTCGGAGGCCCGACTGGAGGTTAGCGTGAGCAGCCAGTTGACCCTGACCTGCTGTGCGGAGGGCGGGTACCCCGAGGCCTCCGTGCTGTGGCTGGACGGAGCCGGGAACAACGTGACGGCGGAGAGCGACACCAGGCTGCAGAGAGACCCCAGGGGGCTCTGTGATGTGAGCAGCCGAATCCTCCTGCCCAGGGGAGAAAGCGGCAACTACACCTGCCTCCTGGAGAGCCCCGGACAGCCCCACATCATCCGACACCTGAGCGTCTCCTGCAGCCCAG GGTCGTTTCTGTGCCCCGGAGCTGTTTTGATCCCTGCGGGTGCCCCCAGCGACGTGGCAGCTAATGGAAACTAA